The genomic segment GACCGATGAGTCTGTCTTTGAGGTGGGAAAAAATATTGCCACAACACCAGGAGCGGTGGTTTTTCAAAACCACTTGTTTCAGCTAATTCAGTATTGTCCCGTAGAGCAAGAGGTGTACCAGCGACCTATTCTAATCATTCCGCCCTGTATTAATAAATTTTATATTATGGATTTGGGAGAAGATAACTCTTTTGTGCGTTTTGTGGTGGGGCAAGGGCATACGGTTTTTATGCTTTCCTGGAAAAATATCTCGATTGAGCAAGAACAGTTGCGTTGGGATGACTATATTGAAGATGGTATTATTCAAGCAATCAAAGTCGTTCAATCCATTAGCCAATGTGACACCATGGATATATTGGGTTTTTGTATTGGCGGAGCGTTGCTTGCTACCGCTGTGGCGGCTTTTCAGAAAAAAGAAAAATTACCTATTGCTAGCCTGACTTTCTTAACCACTTTGCTGGATTACAGTGATGTTGGGGATATTGGCATGTATATCGATCGTAATTTTGTAGAAAGCCGTGAGAAGCAATTATGCTCAGGTGGACTTGTATCCGGTAAGGAACTGGCCATGGCCTTTTCAAGTTTACGACCTAATGATTTGATTTGGCCCTATGTGGTCAATAATTATTTGAAGGGGGAGACGCCACCGGCTTTTGATTTGTTATTTTGGAACAGTGATGGGACTAATTTGCCGGGCCCAATGTTTGCTTGGTATTTGAGACATTTTTATTTGGAAAACCAGTTGCGTATTCCTAATGCCTTAACCCTGTGTGGGGAGTCCATTGATCTGGGGGTTATTAATTACCCTACCTACATTTTTGCGGCCAAGGAAGATCATATTGTTCCTTGGAATACGGCCTTCTCATCGATTAATTTATTGGGTGGAAAAAAAGAGTTTGTATTAGGGGCAAGTGGTCACATCGCCGGAACCATAAACTCTGCTAAAAAAAATAAACGTAATTACTGGATAGATGGCGAAACATCAATGGGGGCGCAACATTGGTTTGAAACGGCCGTGGAGAAAAAGGGTAGTTGGTGGTGGCATTGGATTGAATGGTTACACCTGCAACATCGAGAGCCTAAGGTACCCGCTTCATTAGCGCTTGGTAATAGTGAGTATGTGAGTATCGAGGAGGCGCCTGGTCAGTACGTAAAAGAAAAAAACTAGGGGCTTTTGTATAATAACAATAATTAATTAAAATTAGTCATCGCATCAATAAAGGAGAGGAGACAACATGAGTCAAAGGTTGGTTTTAGTTACTGGCGGGATGGGCGGCTTAGGGGAGTCTATTTGCGTTAAACTGGCAGAGCTTGGTTATAGAGTTATCACCACATACTCCCACTCGAACACTACTTCAAAGGTTTGGCTTCAGGCCATGAGCGACAAAGGCTACCATTTTCATGGCTACCCTGTGGATGTCTCTGACGCTGAGGATTGCGCTAACATGGCGGCAAAGATTGAGTCGGAGGTAGGACCTGTAGATGTATTGGTGAATAATGCAGGGATCACCCGCGATATGACTTTTAAGAAAATGACTAAAGTTGATTGGGATGCGGTGATTAATACTAATTTGAACAGTGTTTTTAACATGACCAAACCCTTTGTGGATGGCATGGTTGAACGAGGCTGGGGACGTATTATCAATGTTTCTTCTGTGAATGGCCAAAAAGGCGCCTTCGGGCAAACGAACTATGCTGCAGCCAAGGCTGGAATGCATGGTTTTACCAAGTCCTTGGCTCTTGAGGTTGCCCGTAAAGGGGTAACTGTGAATACAATCTCTCCTGGTTATATTGGTACCAAAATGGTCACTGCTATTCCAGCGGAAATTCTTGAAGCAAAAATTCTTCCCCAAATTCCTGTGGGGCGATTAGGTAAGCCTGAAGAAGTAGCAGGGTTGATCGTTTATTTGGCTTCAAATGAGGCGGCGTTTATTACTGGAGCTAATATTTCAATTAATGGCGGCCAACACATGTTTTAAATAAAAAAACCCGCAAGAAACGAGTCCTTGCGGGTTAAGCCTTTATTGAAAGGGAACCTTTCGAATAAAGGAGGAGGAGCCTTTAAGCAACTGGTTTAATGGCAGCGCTGGCTGCGTCAACAGTGGCTTTGATACTAGCATCAGTGAAACTTGCAACTTGCTTTGCTGTTTTAGTCACTCCGTCTAGGGCTGCAGTGGTTGCGGCCACGGAAGATTTCAATGCAGCAATGGCTACGTCAGCACCGGCAGGAGCAGATTTCACTGCTTTATCGATATTGCTAGTTAAAGATTGGTTTAAACTGGCAATATGGTTCTCTACCAAAGCGCTAATTTGAGCTTGTGCGTTGGTGGTTACATCATAAATGCTACGTGCATAACCAGTTGATTTTTCAACTAGTTTTTCATTAATCTGGTTGCGAACAGTGGTTAACGCTTGGGCGTCACGGGCTTCACCTAAATTTTTCAAGGTATCGCTTATGTGGGCAAAGTTTTCTTTACCGGCTTCAAGATTTAAACCCATAAGACGCTCTACGGTGTCCATAGAAATTTTAGCCATTTGTAGTGCAGAGTTAAGCATAGATTTGTTAAACTCAGTGTAGTGTTCGTTTGCGTTAAACATGGTGTTACTCCTATTCAAAAAATGTTCTTTGTTAATATGAATTAGGTCGGTACACCATATTGTGCACCGCACAATTGTTAATTTACCTAATGTCAATTACGTTGTCAATGTTTTTTTTGCAACGCAACAAAAAATATTTTTTATATAAGTGAATTAATAGTCACGAATATATTGATTAATACAAACAAAACTTGATTAATTTGATACCATATTATCATGCTTTTTGTGTAACGCAACATTTTTTTGACGTTTTGCAACATTTTTGAGGCTTGTTATGACGCAAATTGTAAGATTAATAAAGAAGTATCCTAATCGTCGGCTCTACGATACAGAAACCAGCAGTTACATAACCCTGACAGAGATAAAACAACTTGTTATTGATCAGGCTGAATTTCAAGTACTCGATGCAAGAACCAATCAAGATTTAACACGTAGTGTCTTAATGCAAATTATTTTAGAAGAAGAGTCGGGTGTCTCTCCTTTTTTTACTGCAGACATGTTATCGCAGATGATTCGCTCTTACGGCAATACGATGCAAGGATTCATGGGGAATTACTTTGAGCAAGGAATGAAAGCTTTTGTGGAATTACAAAAGAAGGTTCAAGATCAATCCCTGCAATTTAAAGATCCTAATAAGACTGCCGTGGGTAATGAGATATGGCAGCAATTTTTGAATGCTCAAGCGCCGGCTATTCAAGGGTTAATGGGCAATTATTTAGAACAAACAACAAATATGTTTGTGGATATGCAAAATCAAATGCAAAAACAGGCACAGACTATCTTTGGTGCGTCTCCATTTCCCTTTAATCCGCCAGGTTTTAAGGAACCCTTAACCCCCCAGGATGAAGTAGAGCCAGAGCCCAAGGACCATTCCACTCACTTTACCTCAGATAAACATCATGAGTAACCCCACGTTTGGGAGTAATCCAAGTAGCGTCCCTAAGAACCCGAAGGTGGGTTTTGTTTCACTGGGTTGCCCTAAAGCTCTCGTTGATTCAGAGCAAATCTTAACGCAATTGCGCGCTGAAGGATATCAAATCTCTGGCAGTTATCAAGAAGCTGATATTGTTGTGGTGAATACCTGCGGATTTATTGATTCGGCTATTGATGAATCCCTGGAGGCCATTGGTGAAGCCCTTGAGCAAAATGGTCGAGTTATTGTGACGGGATGCTTAGGAGCGAATCAAGAAAAAATCAGGCAAGCTCACCCCGGTGTTCTGGCTGTGACAGGTCCCCATGATAAACAAGCCGTCATGGAGGCTATCCATCAAAGTTTACCCGCTGTGCATGATCCGTTCATGGATTTAGTGCCTCCACAGGGAATTAAGCTAACGCCTAATCATTACGCCTATTTAAAAATAAGTGAAGGATGCAATCACCGATGTACCTTTTGTATCATTCCATCTTTACGGGGGGATTTGGTCAGTCGTCCCATTCATGAGGTGATGCAAGAAGCTGAAAACTTAGTTAAAGCCGGCGTGAAAGAGCTATTGGTTATCTCTCAAGATACCAGCGCTTATGGTGTTGATATAAAATATCGAACTGGTTTTTGGAATGGTCGCCCTAGAAAAACCCGTATTACTGAATTATGTGAAGCCTTAGGTGAGCTAGGGGTGTGGGTGAGATTGCATTATGTCTATCCCTACCCCCATGTGGATGAACTCATTCCCTTGATGGCTTCGGGTAAAATATTGCCTTATCTGGATATTCCCTTGCAACATGCCAATCCAGAGATACTCAAAGCCATGAAACGTCCTGGAGATATTGAAAAAACCCTAGATCGTATTCATTCCTGGAGAAAAATTGCGCCAGAGCTCACCCTCAGGAGTACCTTTATCGTCGGGTTTCCTGGGGAAACTGAGGCGCAGTTTAATGACCTATTGTCTTTCTTGAAGGCAGCACAATTGGACCGTGTGGGATGTTTTACCTATTCTCCTGTGGAGGGGGCAGCTGCCAACAATATTGGACAATTTATTGCTGATGAAATTAAGTTAGAGCGCCAAGAAAGATTGATGAGCTTGCAACAGGAAATCAGTGAGCAACGTTTAAGATCCTGGATAGGCAAAAGACGACAAGTGCTAGTCGATGAGGTTGGGGAGGATTGGGCGATTGCACGAAGCGCCAGTGATGCTCCGGAAATTGATGGATTGGTTTTTATCCATCCTCACGAGGCGCTCAAGGTAGGACAATTAACCCACGTGTTGATTGAGGATACAAAAGAGTATGACTGTATTGCGAGAAAAGTAGAATAGTTCGTTCAATTACCATGAGGAGAGGGGAAATGACTAAAGAGGTTGTTGTATTAAGTGCTGCTCGTTCAGCAATTGGAGCGTTTGCTGGGTCACTGTCAGGGTTTGAACCGGGGGTGTTAGGAGGGATAGTCTTAAAAGAGGCAATCAGTCGTGCCAAAATTGACCCACAACACATCACTTATGCCACCGTAGGTAACACCATTCCTACCCATTATCGTTTTCCCTATCAAGCACGAGTAACTTGCATTGAAGCGGGAATGTCCATGGACTCCACGGCCTTTGCAGTGAATCGTTTATGTGGTTCTGGTTTACAGGCCATTGTATCCACGGCCCAAAGTATCATGTTAGGTGACGCAGAGTTTGGCGTAGGGGGTGGGGTTGAGGTGATGTCTGCTGGCGGTTATTTATCTCCAGCCATGCGTTTTGGTGCACGCATGGGCGATACGCAAATGCTGGATATGATGGTGGCCGCACTCACGGATCCCTTTGGTGTAGGACATATGGGAATTACTGCTGAGAACGTTGCCACAAAATGGAATATTTCCCGTGAAGAACAAGATGCTTTTGCTCTTGAATCTCAAAAT from the Ferrovum sp. JA12 genome contains:
- a CDS encoding PHA/PHB synthase family protein; the encoded protein is MNNDSETPVMHTDSVQKLTSVLTDANYKMAENVGNLLAGYKPEEYEALLIKFNEAVLQDLPLWQELQSRYYQHQLALWINMAEKAATGESKSNVIEASAEKDKRFASPFWHDNLLFDYYRQSYLLTSQWLKEVVTSISVDETTKEKLTFFTQQFVDALSPSNFSATNPEVLMKAVETGGESLRKGFENLLQDIEKGHITMTDESVFEVGKNIATTPGAVVFQNHLFQLIQYCPVEQEVYQRPILIIPPCINKFYIMDLGEDNSFVRFVVGQGHTVFMLSWKNISIEQEQLRWDDYIEDGIIQAIKVVQSISQCDTMDILGFCIGGALLATAVAAFQKKEKLPIASLTFLTTLLDYSDVGDIGMYIDRNFVESREKQLCSGGLVSGKELAMAFSSLRPNDLIWPYVVNNYLKGETPPAFDLLFWNSDGTNLPGPMFAWYLRHFYLENQLRIPNALTLCGESIDLGVINYPTYIFAAKEDHIVPWNTAFSSINLLGGKKEFVLGASGHIAGTINSAKKNKRNYWIDGETSMGAQHWFETAVEKKGSWWWHWIEWLHLQHREPKVPASLALGNSEYVSIEEAPGQYVKEKN
- the phbB gene encoding acetoacetyl-CoA reductase, producing MSQRLVLVTGGMGGLGESICVKLAELGYRVITTYSHSNTTSKVWLQAMSDKGYHFHGYPVDVSDAEDCANMAAKIESEVGPVDVLVNNAGITRDMTFKKMTKVDWDAVINTNLNSVFNMTKPFVDGMVERGWGRIINVSSVNGQKGAFGQTNYAAAKAGMHGFTKSLALEVARKGVTVNTISPGYIGTKMVTAIPAEILEAKILPQIPVGRLGKPEEVAGLIVYLASNEAAFITGANISINGGQHMF
- a CDS encoding phasin family protein, encoding MFNANEHYTEFNKSMLNSALQMAKISMDTVERLMGLNLEAGKENFAHISDTLKNLGEARDAQALTTVRNQINEKLVEKSTGYARSIYDVTTNAQAQISALVENHIASLNQSLTSNIDKAVKSAPAGADVAIAALKSSVAATTAALDGVTKTAKQVASFTDASIKATVDAASAAIKPVA
- the phaR gene encoding polyhydroxyalkanoate synthesis repressor PhaR, coding for MTQIVRLIKKYPNRRLYDTETSSYITLTEIKQLVIDQAEFQVLDARTNQDLTRSVLMQIILEEESGVSPFFTADMLSQMIRSYGNTMQGFMGNYFEQGMKAFVELQKKVQDQSLQFKDPNKTAVGNEIWQQFLNAQAPAIQGLMGNYLEQTTNMFVDMQNQMQKQAQTIFGASPFPFNPPGFKEPLTPQDEVEPEPKDHSTHFTSDKHHE
- the rimO gene encoding 30S ribosomal protein S12 methylthiotransferase RimO; protein product: MSNPTFGSNPSSVPKNPKVGFVSLGCPKALVDSEQILTQLRAEGYQISGSYQEADIVVVNTCGFIDSAIDESLEAIGEALEQNGRVIVTGCLGANQEKIRQAHPGVLAVTGPHDKQAVMEAIHQSLPAVHDPFMDLVPPQGIKLTPNHYAYLKISEGCNHRCTFCIIPSLRGDLVSRPIHEVMQEAENLVKAGVKELLVISQDTSAYGVDIKYRTGFWNGRPRKTRITELCEALGELGVWVRLHYVYPYPHVDELIPLMASGKILPYLDIPLQHANPEILKAMKRPGDIEKTLDRIHSWRKIAPELTLRSTFIVGFPGETEAQFNDLLSFLKAAQLDRVGCFTYSPVEGAAANNIGQFIADEIKLERQERLMSLQQEISEQRLRSWIGKRRQVLVDEVGEDWAIARSASDAPEIDGLVFIHPHEALKVGQLTHVLIEDTKEYDCIARKVE